One Mycolicibacterium goodii genomic region harbors:
- the hisG gene encoding ATP phosphoribosyltransferase produces the protein MLRVAVPNKGALSESAAEILAEAGYRRRRDPKDLTVVDPVNNVEFFFLRPKDIAIYVGSGQLDLGITGRDLAADSDAPVRERLSLGFGNSTFRYAAPAGREWTTADLAGKRIATSFPNLVRKDLAAHGIDATVIRLDGAVEISIQLGVADVIADVVGSGRTLGLHNLVAFGDPLCESEAVLIERDGAADGDENAAARDQLTARVQGVVFGQQYLMLDYDCPRAVLDQATAVTPGLESPTIAPLADPDWVAVRALVPRRDVNAIMDEIAAIGAKAILASDIRFCRF, from the coding sequence ATGTTGCGCGTGGCGGTGCCCAACAAGGGCGCGCTGAGCGAATCGGCCGCCGAGATCCTCGCCGAGGCCGGGTACCGGCGGCGGCGCGATCCCAAGGATCTGACCGTCGTCGACCCCGTGAACAACGTCGAGTTCTTCTTCCTGCGGCCGAAGGACATCGCGATCTACGTGGGTTCCGGTCAGCTCGACCTCGGGATCACCGGGCGCGATCTGGCCGCCGATTCGGATGCCCCGGTGCGCGAGCGCCTCTCGCTGGGCTTCGGCAATTCGACCTTCCGCTACGCCGCGCCTGCCGGGCGCGAGTGGACCACGGCCGACCTCGCCGGTAAGCGGATCGCCACGTCGTTCCCGAATCTGGTGCGCAAGGATCTCGCGGCGCACGGTATCGACGCCACGGTGATCCGCCTCGATGGTGCCGTCGAGATCTCGATCCAACTGGGTGTCGCCGATGTCATCGCCGACGTGGTCGGTTCCGGTCGCACGCTGGGCCTGCACAACCTGGTGGCATTCGGTGATCCGCTGTGCGAGTCCGAGGCCGTCCTCATCGAACGTGACGGTGCCGCTGACGGCGACGAAAACGCTGCGGCGCGCGACCAACTCACCGCGCGCGTGCAGGGGGTGGTCTTCGGCCAGCAGTACCTGATGCTGGATTACGACTGCCCGCGTGCGGTTTTGGACCAGGCCACCGCCGTGACACCCGGTCTGGAGTCCCCGACGATCGCGCCGCTGGCGGACCCCGACTGGGTCGCGGTGCGCGCGCTGGTGCCGCGACGCGACGTCAACGCGATCATGGACGAGATCGCGGCGATCGGCGCCAAAGCGATCCTGGCCTCCGATATCCGCTTCTGCCGGTTCTGA
- a CDS encoding DUF4126 family protein has protein sequence MTHFLVLLLALLIGVVAGLRALTAPAVVAWAAMLHWINLNGTWVEWLAHPVTVTVLTILAVGEWVTDQLPRTPSRKTPIQFGARLVTGGFAGAVIGTAWGYTVGGLGAGLIGAVLGTLGGYEARKRLVTANGGRDRPVAFAEDAIAVLGGIGIAALTAVV, from the coding sequence ATGACGCACTTTCTGGTTCTGTTGTTGGCTCTTCTCATCGGCGTCGTAGCGGGCCTCCGGGCGCTCACGGCTCCGGCGGTGGTCGCGTGGGCCGCAATGCTGCACTGGATCAACCTGAACGGCACATGGGTCGAGTGGTTGGCGCATCCGGTGACCGTGACGGTTCTCACGATCCTGGCGGTGGGCGAGTGGGTCACCGACCAGCTGCCGCGCACCCCCAGTCGCAAGACGCCGATCCAGTTCGGTGCACGGCTCGTCACCGGCGGGTTCGCGGGCGCGGTCATCGGCACGGCCTGGGGCTACACCGTGGGTGGTCTGGGTGCCGGATTGATCGGTGCGGTTCTGGGCACCCTCGGGGGATATGAGGCACGAAAACGCCTGGTGACGGCCAACGGTGGTCGTGACAGACCGGTCGCGTTCGCGGAGGACGCGATTGCCGTCCTCGGCGGTATCGGGATCGCCGCACTGACAGCGGTCGTGTGA
- a CDS encoding FAD-containing oxidoreductase encodes MTTTRTFDAIVIGAGQAGPPLAGRLTAAGQTVAVIERKFVGGTCVNTGCIPTKTLVASAHAAHLARRGAEYGVGTGDITVDMAKVRARKDKIMLDDRHGVESWIEGMDGATLIRGHARFVDPHTVEVDGERLSAERVFINVGGRAVTPDFPGLDGIDYLTNTGILELDSVPEHLVIIGGSYIALEFAQMYRRFGAEVTVVEKGPRLTAREDEDVSAAIKDILEAEGITVVLDATGIRFSKHDNGFEVIPRDGAEPIAGTHLLLAVGRKPNTDDLGLDNAGVETDQRGYIVVDDQLRTNVEHIWAMGDCNGKGAFTHTSYNDFEIVAANLLDDDPRRVSDRVPTYALYIDPPLGRAGMTADQVRASGRKALVGKRPMTRVGRAVEKGETQGFMKVVVDAETQEILGAAILGVGGDEVVHAILDIMTAKEPYTAISRTMHIHPTVSELVPTMLQDLKPLR; translated from the coding sequence ATGACCACGACGCGGACATTCGACGCCATCGTCATCGGGGCGGGCCAGGCCGGACCACCTTTGGCGGGACGGCTGACCGCCGCCGGTCAGACGGTCGCGGTCATCGAGCGCAAGTTCGTCGGCGGCACCTGCGTCAACACCGGTTGCATCCCCACCAAGACCCTGGTGGCCAGCGCGCACGCCGCTCACCTTGCACGCCGCGGCGCCGAATACGGCGTCGGCACAGGCGATATCACGGTCGACATGGCCAAGGTCAGGGCCCGCAAGGACAAGATCATGCTCGACGACCGGCACGGCGTCGAGTCCTGGATCGAAGGCATGGACGGGGCGACCCTGATCCGCGGCCACGCCCGATTCGTCGACCCCCATACCGTCGAGGTCGACGGCGAACGCCTGTCCGCAGAGCGGGTTTTCATCAACGTCGGTGGCCGCGCGGTGACCCCTGACTTCCCGGGACTCGACGGTATCGATTATCTGACCAACACCGGCATCCTCGAACTCGACTCGGTGCCCGAGCATCTCGTGATCATCGGCGGTAGCTACATCGCACTGGAGTTCGCGCAGATGTACCGGCGCTTCGGTGCCGAGGTGACCGTGGTCGAGAAGGGGCCGCGTCTGACCGCTCGCGAGGACGAGGACGTCTCGGCGGCGATCAAGGACATTCTCGAGGCAGAGGGCATCACCGTCGTGCTCGATGCGACCGGCATCCGGTTCAGCAAGCACGACAACGGATTCGAGGTGATCCCACGCGACGGTGCCGAACCGATCGCCGGCACACATCTGCTGCTGGCCGTCGGACGAAAGCCCAACACCGACGATCTCGGGCTGGACAACGCCGGCGTCGAAACCGATCAGCGCGGCTACATCGTCGTCGACGACCAGTTGCGCACCAACGTCGAGCACATCTGGGCGATGGGGGACTGCAACGGCAAGGGCGCCTTCACCCACACGTCCTACAACGATTTCGAGATCGTCGCCGCCAACCTGCTCGATGACGATCCGCGCCGCGTCAGCGATCGGGTGCCCACCTATGCGCTCTACATCGATCCGCCGCTCGGTCGCGCTGGGATGACCGCGGACCAGGTGCGGGCGTCGGGGCGAAAAGCACTGGTGGGTAAGCGTCCGATGACGCGCGTCGGGCGTGCGGTCGAGAAGGGGGAGACGCAGGGCTTCATGAAGGTCGTGGTCGACGCCGAGACCCAGGAGATCCTTGGCGCGGCCATCCTCGGAGTGGGTGGTGACGAGGTGGTCCACGCGATCCTCGACATCATGACGGCCAAGGAGCCCTACACCGCGATATCCCGCACCATGCACATCCATCCGACCGTCAGCGAGTTGGTGCCGACGATGCTGCAGGACCTCAAGCCGCTTCGGTGA
- a CDS encoding flavodoxin family protein produces the protein MSTHPQICVAYHSGFGHTAHLAESVAAGARSTGAHVHLVPVDTITDEQWHTLDTADAIIFGSATYMGNVAAAFQRFAERTGRRCIEGTWRDKVAAGFTNSGAKAGDKQSTLISLAVFAAQHHMHWVNLGLPPGWNSSAGSEDDLNRLGFWLGAGAATDVDLDAASVHPADIETCRHLGARVAAVTAQLRAGRDITEAA, from the coding sequence ATGTCCACTCATCCGCAGATCTGCGTTGCCTACCACTCCGGATTCGGCCACACCGCGCATTTGGCCGAGTCGGTCGCGGCAGGCGCCCGCTCCACGGGAGCGCACGTGCACCTCGTGCCGGTCGACACGATCACCGACGAGCAGTGGCACACCCTGGACACCGCCGATGCGATCATCTTCGGAAGCGCCACCTACATGGGCAACGTCGCGGCGGCATTCCAGCGCTTCGCCGAACGGACCGGACGACGCTGCATCGAAGGCACGTGGCGGGACAAGGTGGCGGCCGGGTTCACCAACTCCGGGGCCAAGGCGGGCGACAAGCAGTCAACGCTCATCAGCCTTGCGGTGTTCGCCGCGCAGCACCACATGCACTGGGTGAACCTGGGTTTGCCGCCCGGCTGGAACAGCAGCGCAGGCAGCGAGGACGACCTGAACCGTCTCGGCTTCTGGCTGGGTGCGGGCGCGGCCACCGACGTGGACCTCGATGCGGCGTCCGTCCACCCCGCCGACATCGAGACGTGCCGTCACCTCGGCGCGCGGGTGGCCGCGGTGACCGCTCAGTTGCGCGCGGGACGCGACATCACCGAAGCGGCTTGA
- a CDS encoding SRPBCC family protein — MTPREGRLTIEGDRAVLTFERWLPHPVTAVWTAITDPQERAQWMGHTMIDARAGGRIEMDPAAPDIPADAKRMTGRITVWDPPHVFEHEWHQRVVEPSVVRYELRPENNGTRLIFSHRGLGVRNANGFRPGTHAYLDRLEAHLDKAPLPDWATRYREVAESLTSTQE, encoded by the coding sequence ATGACCCCACGTGAGGGCCGACTGACGATCGAGGGTGACCGCGCGGTCCTGACGTTCGAACGGTGGCTCCCGCACCCCGTGACGGCGGTGTGGACGGCGATCACGGATCCACAAGAACGCGCACAGTGGATGGGGCACACCATGATCGACGCGCGGGCCGGTGGTCGCATCGAGATGGATCCGGCGGCTCCGGACATCCCGGCCGACGCCAAGCGCATGACGGGACGCATCACGGTGTGGGATCCGCCGCACGTGTTCGAACACGAGTGGCACCAGCGCGTCGTCGAACCGAGCGTCGTACGCTACGAACTGCGTCCCGAGAACAACGGCACCCGACTGATTTTCAGCCATCGCGGACTCGGGGTGCGCAATGCCAACGGCTTTCGGCCGGGCACCCATGCCTATCTTGACCGCCTCGAGGCGCACCTCGACAAAGCGCCTCTTCCCGACTGGGCGACACGCTACCGCGAGGTCGCCGAATCACTCACCAGCACACAGGAGTAG
- a CDS encoding ArsR/SmtB family transcription factor: MDVFEAVAEPNRRALLDALAGGERTAGELVATLPNLTQPTVSRHLRVLREVGLVEVRADAQRRIYALRADGLVEIDDWIERYRRFWTDHLDALERHLAKRQGSRK; encoded by the coding sequence GTGGACGTCTTCGAAGCGGTCGCCGAACCGAACAGGCGGGCCCTGTTGGATGCACTCGCCGGCGGTGAGCGCACGGCAGGCGAACTCGTCGCCACCCTGCCGAACCTGACCCAGCCGACCGTCTCCCGGCATCTGAGGGTACTGCGGGAGGTCGGCCTGGTGGAGGTGCGCGCGGATGCGCAACGTCGCATCTACGCGCTGCGCGCCGACGGGCTCGTCGAGATCGATGACTGGATCGAACGGTATCGCCGGTTCTGGACGGACCACCTGGACGCTCTGGAACGTCATCTCGCGAAGCGGCAGGGGTCCAGGAAATGA
- a CDS encoding DUF1116 domain-containing protein, with the protein MLRVEPVIVDVAPALTALPGMTPRTILTSGAPMEWPEYTGGQRRAILGAAIYEGLAETSKEADALLHGGEIRVRACHDHGCVGSVTGVTSASMPVWVVEDLETGRRGHCVLYEGSDRQRLTYGVWNDTVRRRLLWIREVLAPQLSTALRNTAGVPVNPIIRRALGMGDDLHSRNTAATALLFQQLFDAVLEANGAGADTREILAFLGLNDLFFLHVAMAAGKCIADAAAGIRHSTIVTAMALNEKHFALRVAGSGDTWFRAPLPELHAKLYDGIRPDDIAFMGGESLITETVGLGGLAAAAAFSLQDYSGGTADAMVRTTQAMYGITRTEHPSWKIPFLGFRGVPFGIEADVVASTGVTPRIHMGAALREGGQAGAGLLIAPAEPFQAAVQALEIQ; encoded by the coding sequence ATGCTCCGGGTGGAGCCGGTGATCGTCGACGTGGCACCTGCTTTGACCGCACTGCCGGGAATGACGCCTCGCACCATCCTGACATCGGGTGCTCCGATGGAATGGCCGGAATACACGGGCGGTCAGCGACGCGCCATCCTCGGCGCAGCGATCTATGAAGGCCTCGCTGAGACGAGTAAGGAAGCTGATGCGCTGCTTCACGGCGGCGAAATTCGAGTGCGTGCGTGCCATGACCACGGATGTGTCGGCTCAGTCACCGGCGTGACCTCTGCTTCCATGCCGGTATGGGTCGTGGAAGATCTCGAGACCGGCCGCCGCGGGCATTGTGTCCTCTACGAAGGCAGCGACCGACAGCGACTCACGTACGGCGTCTGGAACGACACCGTCCGCCGGCGCCTGCTCTGGATCCGCGAGGTTCTCGCTCCCCAACTGTCCACGGCCCTGCGGAATACAGCTGGGGTGCCGGTGAATCCGATCATCCGCCGCGCGCTCGGCATGGGAGACGACCTGCACAGCCGCAACACGGCGGCCACCGCACTGCTGTTCCAGCAACTCTTCGACGCGGTCCTCGAAGCTAATGGCGCGGGCGCCGACACGCGCGAGATTCTCGCATTCCTCGGCCTTAACGACCTCTTCTTTCTACACGTCGCGATGGCGGCCGGAAAATGTATCGCCGATGCTGCGGCCGGTATCCGCCACAGCACCATCGTCACCGCAATGGCACTCAACGAGAAACACTTCGCCTTGCGCGTCGCAGGCTCCGGAGACACCTGGTTCAGAGCGCCGTTGCCCGAACTCCATGCAAAGCTGTACGACGGCATTCGCCCAGACGACATCGCCTTCATGGGAGGCGAGAGCTTGATCACCGAAACAGTGGGACTGGGCGGACTCGCCGCGGCGGCGGCATTCTCACTGCAGGATTACAGCGGTGGCACGGCCGACGCGATGGTCCGGACGACCCAAGCAATGTATGGCATCACCCGCACCGAGCATCCTTCGTGGAAGATCCCGTTTCTAGGCTTCCGCGGTGTACCTTTCGGCATTGAGGCAGACGTCGTGGCCTCCACCGGCGTGACCCCGCGGATTCATATGGGTGCTGCTCTACGGGAAGGCGGCCAGGCGGGCGCAGGCCTGCTCATCGCCCCTGCAGAGCCATTTCAGGCAGCTGTGCAGGCACTGGAGATCCAATAA
- a CDS encoding alpha/beta fold hydrolase translates to MASTTSPSTTSQRPAKARHSKSAETLRANEDSAAQSHPYQKGSTMTRTDQTVDIAHLGGSSLGVTFDKPFDPKLPTLVLINSYTTSADLYRPQFEDANLGAAANLLAIEPYGHGRTRSTASHFTYWDSAIANLHVLSALGIEEAFVLGTSQGGWIAARMALLSPEVVRGLIPLGTSFDVESQRSRDLGCWDAPGFCTPFIEAFAAPVSDDWVVPDQFVDDTFAAALGGLSSSERDFWLTTYRRNYRGDAGRRRLRMCTINLRDRDGLHGRLDDITAPVLWLHGTADQVYSVANAQTEIGLFSRSRDARLELIDDGQHFLSASKPTEVDKAVIEFIGRWK, encoded by the coding sequence GTGGCAAGCACGACGTCACCAAGCACCACGTCGCAGCGCCCGGCGAAGGCGAGACACTCCAAATCGGCAGAAACGCTGCGCGCAAACGAAGACTCTGCCGCGCAGTCCCATCCATATCAGAAGGGTTCAACCATGACCAGAACCGATCAAACCGTCGACATCGCCCACCTCGGCGGGTCGTCACTAGGAGTCACGTTCGACAAGCCGTTCGACCCGAAGCTGCCTACCCTCGTTCTGATCAATTCGTACACAACCTCCGCGGATCTGTATCGGCCGCAATTCGAGGATGCGAATCTTGGTGCGGCAGCCAACCTGCTGGCAATCGAGCCCTATGGCCATGGCCGAACCCGTTCAACAGCATCACATTTCACATACTGGGACAGCGCGATCGCGAACCTTCATGTCCTTTCCGCACTCGGGATCGAGGAGGCGTTCGTCCTTGGCACCTCACAGGGCGGCTGGATTGCCGCACGGATGGCCCTACTCTCGCCGGAAGTCGTGCGAGGGTTGATCCCGCTCGGGACCTCCTTCGACGTCGAAAGCCAGCGTAGCCGCGACCTCGGATGTTGGGACGCTCCCGGTTTCTGCACACCCTTCATCGAGGCTTTCGCCGCCCCGGTGAGCGACGACTGGGTCGTCCCCGACCAGTTCGTCGATGACACATTCGCCGCTGCATTGGGCGGGTTGTCATCGAGCGAGCGCGACTTCTGGCTGACGACGTACCGCCGCAACTACCGAGGCGACGCAGGTCGACGCCGGCTGAGGATGTGCACCATCAACTTGCGTGACCGCGACGGATTACACGGACGCCTGGACGACATCACGGCGCCCGTTCTGTGGCTTCACGGAACAGCCGACCAGGTGTACTCAGTGGCGAACGCGCAAACGGAGATCGGGTTGTTCAGCCGCTCGCGGGACGCACGCCTGGAACTCATCGACGACGGCCAGCACTTCTTGAGTGCATCGAAGCCAACCGAGGTGGACAAGGCCGTGATCGAGTTCATCGGACGGTGGAAGTGA
- a CDS encoding NAD-dependent succinate-semialdehyde dehydrogenase: MALKSYEQELLDRIESGLKIGPAWERSANDKTLDVQDPATGEVLKTIADATVTDAVRALDAAVDAQPGWANSPTRARSNVLRRAFDLLMERKDEFALLIAMEMGKPIAEARSEVSYGGEFLRWFSEEAVRVHGDYRQNPEGTGNIVVSQHPVGPCYFITPWNFPLAMATRKIAPAIAAGCTSVIKPAELTPLTTIYFVQLLEEAGLPPGVVNVVPTSDPSAQSGTLLSDPRLRKLSFTGSTQVGIRLMEAAARNVLRTSMELGGNAPFVVFEDADLDKAVEGVMLAKFRNIGQACTAANRVIVHDSVADEFVRRVSEKVAVMTIGRGADEGNQVGPLIDQRAIAKTARLVADAVKNGGEIVTGGEIIDGPGHFFQPTVIDRIDPAAAMMREEIFGPVLGVVRFSTEDEAVTIANDTEYGLVSYVFTENIGRGGRMIEKLESGMVGLNTGLVSNAAAPFGGVKQSGVGREGGFDGIREFLSAKYTLIPR, translated from the coding sequence ATGGCATTGAAATCATACGAGCAAGAACTGCTCGACCGTATCGAGTCGGGTCTGAAGATCGGTCCAGCGTGGGAGCGTTCGGCTAACGACAAAACTCTCGACGTTCAAGATCCTGCTACTGGCGAGGTGCTCAAGACGATTGCCGACGCTACCGTCACTGACGCTGTGCGAGCGCTCGATGCCGCAGTGGATGCGCAGCCGGGGTGGGCGAACAGCCCGACACGAGCCCGATCGAACGTCCTACGCCGGGCGTTCGACCTGCTGATGGAGCGCAAGGACGAATTCGCACTGTTGATCGCCATGGAGATGGGCAAGCCCATCGCCGAGGCTCGCAGCGAGGTGTCCTACGGTGGCGAGTTTCTACGCTGGTTCTCCGAAGAGGCAGTGCGCGTGCATGGCGACTATCGACAGAACCCAGAGGGCACAGGCAACATCGTGGTCTCGCAGCATCCGGTTGGCCCGTGCTACTTCATCACCCCATGGAACTTCCCGCTGGCCATGGCGACTCGCAAGATCGCTCCGGCGATCGCGGCGGGCTGTACGTCGGTGATCAAGCCGGCCGAACTCACCCCACTGACGACCATCTACTTCGTGCAGTTACTCGAGGAGGCCGGATTGCCGCCAGGAGTGGTAAATGTCGTTCCGACCTCCGATCCGAGTGCGCAGTCGGGCACACTGCTCTCTGACCCGCGGTTGCGCAAGCTCAGCTTCACCGGCTCGACCCAAGTGGGCATAAGGCTCATGGAAGCTGCAGCACGGAATGTGCTGCGTACTTCGATGGAGCTCGGCGGAAACGCGCCGTTCGTGGTATTCGAGGACGCCGATCTCGACAAGGCCGTAGAAGGCGTGATGCTCGCGAAGTTCCGCAACATCGGCCAGGCCTGCACCGCTGCGAACCGGGTCATCGTCCACGATTCGGTAGCCGACGAGTTCGTCCGGCGGGTATCCGAGAAGGTCGCGGTGATGACGATCGGCCGAGGTGCAGACGAGGGCAATCAGGTCGGGCCACTGATCGACCAGAGGGCGATAGCGAAAACAGCCCGCCTCGTGGCTGATGCCGTAAAGAACGGCGGAGAAATCGTCACCGGGGGCGAAATCATCGACGGCCCTGGACACTTCTTCCAGCCCACTGTCATCGACAGGATCGACCCTGCCGCGGCGATGATGCGTGAGGAGATTTTCGGTCCTGTGCTCGGCGTCGTTCGCTTCTCCACGGAGGACGAAGCGGTCACGATTGCCAATGATACTGAGTACGGCCTCGTCAGTTACGTTTTCACAGAGAACATCGGACGTGGCGGCCGCATGATCGAGAAGCTCGAAAGCGGCATGGTGGGCCTCAATACGGGCCTCGTATCGAACGCTGCGGCGCCATTTGGCGGAGTCAAGCAGTCGGGCGTCGGTCGTGAAGGCGGGTTCGACGGGATCCGCGAATTCTTGTCCGCCAAGTACACTCTGATACCCCGCTGA
- a CDS encoding maleylpyruvate isomerase family mycothiol-dependent enzyme: MPPPDATSSPDDMNATRNYPAKDPHVLADLACVQAGEEFFTGFLHDLDDEDVRGPSLLPGWTRAHVIAHLGYNALAITRLVDWASSGIESPMYESTESRNDEIDRGAVLSAACLREHAEHSAGLLDAAWRSLPDERWTYQVKNAQSLSIAISDSVWLRARELWLHAIDLDLGGTASDIPPTVSRRILQDVLTTWAVRDRFIVDVKATDIDDPIRPRGAQQTKNSTTVPDLSVTGALADLLMWATGRGRHGVDQTDPFGRMKSRAPDARRWL, from the coding sequence ATGCCCCCGCCTGATGCGACTTCTTCTCCGGACGACATGAATGCTACGCGAAACTATCCAGCGAAGGATCCTCACGTTCTCGCCGATCTTGCGTGCGTCCAGGCCGGCGAAGAGTTCTTCACCGGATTTCTACATGATCTCGATGACGAAGACGTCCGAGGTCCCTCACTTCTCCCCGGGTGGACCCGCGCGCACGTAATCGCACACTTGGGATACAACGCTCTGGCCATAACCCGTCTCGTTGACTGGGCGTCCAGCGGTATCGAGAGTCCCATGTACGAATCAACTGAGTCACGAAACGATGAGATCGATCGAGGAGCTGTTCTTTCCGCAGCGTGCCTCAGGGAGCATGCTGAACATTCAGCTGGATTGCTTGACGCCGCGTGGAGGAGTCTCCCTGACGAGCGCTGGACATACCAGGTGAAGAACGCGCAAAGCCTGTCGATCGCAATCTCAGACTCGGTCTGGCTGCGCGCACGTGAACTCTGGTTACATGCTATAGATCTGGACCTCGGCGGAACCGCCAGTGACATACCTCCAACGGTGTCACGCCGGATCCTTCAGGATGTGCTCACTACGTGGGCCGTCCGCGACAGGTTCATCGTCGACGTGAAAGCCACCGATATCGATGACCCGATACGGCCTCGAGGCGCGCAGCAAACCAAGAATTCCACTACCGTGCCGGATCTGAGCGTCACTGGAGCGTTGGCGGACCTGCTGATGTGGGCCACAGGTCGCGGCCGACACGGAGTTGATCAGACGGATCCATTCGGGCGCATGAAGTCCAGGGCTCCTGATGCGCGCCGCTGGCTCTGA
- a CDS encoding amidohydrolase, producing the protein MQLDLILRAREILTMNPERPTATAVGVIGDRIVGLDDEISGLKALRTLDFGDSCVTPGLIDAHCHTAWWGLGLDALDLSQADTLDALYGLIAAEVERKADQPDTWIHGTGFNQVRYNGEFPDIALLDRITGDRPLYLRHTSGHSAITNTATLRLIGVAEPGFEAPGGGVVVRDGKGVPTGLLEEAAQGLVQSLLMPYSVEDLVEALDKATTLYAAQGITSFTEAGVGGGWIGHSPIEAQAYQIAAASGRLHARAQLMPAIDALRPLEAHPVDFCREGAGIGLDLGISYGFGDTAVAFGHVKVFLDGSLLGATAAVTEDFCGHVHSRGYLLDDPRAYRERALAAYRSGWPLALHAIGDAAIDLALDLIDEAQQRYGCRETPCRIEHFGIARPDQVERAGRLRIAVTPQAGFIGPIGDQIADLVGVEREPWLYRGRSVIDAGVLLAGSSDLPVADNNLRRGMQSAVDRRTHSGSTLAPKEAITPEEALRTHTEWAARATGQIAEKGTLERGKLADFAVFSESPLTAPRISEIEVIATILGGRITFDGSS; encoded by the coding sequence ATGCAACTCGACCTGATCCTGCGCGCACGCGAAATCCTGACGATGAATCCCGAGCGGCCGACGGCCACAGCCGTCGGTGTGATCGGGGACCGCATCGTCGGCCTGGACGATGAGATCTCCGGCCTGAAGGCTCTGCGTACCCTGGACTTCGGAGACTCCTGTGTAACCCCTGGCCTCATCGACGCGCACTGCCACACTGCGTGGTGGGGACTGGGCCTCGATGCACTTGACCTCAGCCAGGCCGACACGTTGGACGCGCTCTATGGGCTTATAGCGGCGGAAGTCGAACGCAAGGCTGATCAGCCGGATACCTGGATACATGGCACAGGCTTCAACCAGGTCCGGTACAACGGCGAGTTTCCGGACATCGCGCTTCTCGACAGGATCACAGGCGACCGACCTCTCTACCTCCGCCACACTTCCGGACATTCCGCGATCACCAACACCGCCACGTTGCGTCTTATCGGCGTTGCGGAACCCGGATTCGAAGCACCAGGTGGGGGCGTGGTCGTGCGCGACGGTAAGGGCGTTCCGACTGGACTTCTGGAAGAAGCGGCGCAGGGTCTCGTGCAGTCGCTCCTCATGCCCTATTCGGTTGAGGACCTCGTTGAAGCCCTTGACAAGGCTACGACACTCTATGCGGCCCAGGGCATCACGAGCTTTACCGAAGCGGGCGTCGGCGGTGGGTGGATCGGCCACAGTCCCATCGAGGCCCAGGCGTACCAAATTGCTGCTGCGAGTGGACGTCTGCATGCTCGCGCCCAGCTCATGCCGGCCATCGACGCCCTCCGCCCGCTTGAGGCACACCCCGTTGACTTCTGTCGTGAGGGTGCCGGAATAGGTCTGGATCTTGGGATCAGCTATGGCTTCGGTGACACGGCTGTGGCCTTCGGCCATGTGAAAGTTTTCCTCGACGGTTCGCTGCTCGGAGCGACGGCTGCAGTGACTGAGGACTTCTGCGGGCATGTTCACAGTCGGGGCTATCTGCTTGACGATCCCAGGGCATACCGTGAACGAGCCCTCGCCGCTTACCGATCTGGCTGGCCACTCGCGCTCCACGCGATCGGTGACGCAGCGATCGATCTTGCGCTCGACCTCATCGATGAGGCACAGCAGCGGTATGGGTGCCGCGAGACCCCCTGCCGTATCGAGCACTTCGGGATCGCACGCCCCGACCAGGTGGAGCGAGCCGGGCGCCTACGGATCGCAGTCACCCCACAGGCCGGTTTCATCGGTCCGATCGGTGACCAGATTGCGGACCTTGTCGGCGTGGAGCGTGAGCCGTGGCTGTATCGAGGACGCTCTGTCATCGACGCGGGAGTGCTGCTGGCAGGCTCCTCGGATCTCCCCGTTGCCGACAACAATCTCCGCCGAGGCATGCAGTCGGCAGTGGACCGTCGAACCCACAGCGGATCCACCCTTGCTCCGAAAGAGGCGATCACACCGGAAGAAGCACTTCGGACACATACCGAATGGGCAGCGCGCGCTACCGGCCAGATCGCCGAGAAAGGCACGCTGGAACGCGGCAAACTCGCTGACTTCGCAGTGTTCTCAGAGTCCCCACTGACAGCACCGCGTATCTCCGAAATCGAGGTGATAGCCACAATTCTCGGGGGCAGGATCACGTTCGACGGAAGTTCATGA